In Gambusia affinis linkage group LG06, SWU_Gaff_1.0, whole genome shotgun sequence, one DNA window encodes the following:
- the veph1 gene encoding ventricular zone-expressed PH domain-containing protein isoform X2 gives MALAVPVAMRFLQRGNRELSRNMSSYLSLAAIAKADLLAEHTEAITVSVLGGNHMMLRVLPSVYPKQPHTIHHHLGSLTAMMLHLETPEQQHLIRLIQMVAEQHPLMLSTHVPTLVNYLSEPTLTEALLGALVDVSQASPSSLVSFLPGLRLVGQQSAAFLSHVAKIHGAIGILSETHAHNSLVYLVSLLGSMEHNFHHTLLQEIRALTDRYPSLLGGCGKDIYRMSNSFTAIARVLERRLEDKTTLHCRVEEACPSSGGSLPAGRGGGTSEQRLQVKVQNFDEKTQHVGATEEDGEDSPPQQRRHSLSQGVEEERREMRFNRSKSLALHIVRSHSISSDTGEDSEAPQPGTENCVSNAQPNQPTDGHEVSPAEKKLTSDNSPSVTAEKKEVEKAEIKDLNREEAEQEQADRLFIHLRDNMEAIREFCNDMVKRIPVPEQCVIEDSNRGCVAKLSFSCPLKGFYCLYAKSSFLLTSQQPHLWIHIMLLHLQSKSSATLCSRDKSVERLASLWEKTQLKGSHSFSMAMTQQSTPQRKDLDNLHIQLEEVRFFDLFGFSEEERGWLCFMCNNPEKATVVNQEGQPLIEGKLKEKQVRWKFIKRWKTRYYTLAGNQLLFRRGKSKDELDDIPIELSKVQSVKVVAKKRRDRGLPRAFEIFTDNKTYVLKAEDEKHAEEWLQCISVAMAQARERENREATTYLEEIETITTDNLRKWAKSQVGWCEVDRLNNKVSVPSWASNASSDM, from the exons GTAACCACATGATGCTACGTGTGCTGCCATCAGTCTACCCCAAACAGCCACACACTATCCACCATCACCTGGGCAGCCTTACAGCGATGATGCTCCACCTGGAGACACCTGAGCAACAACACTTGATCAGACTTATTCAGATGGTTGCAGAGCAGCATCCACTT ATGCTGAGCACACATGTGCCCACACTGGTCAATTACCTGAGTGAGCCCACTCTGACTGAGGCTTTGTTGGGAGCTCTTGTGGATGTTTCCCAGGCCAGCCCCTCGTCACTGGTCAGCTTTTTGCCAGGTCTAAGGCTGGTGGGACAGcagtctgctgcttttctcAGTCATGTAGCCAAAATCCATGGTGCTATTGGCATCCTCAGTGAG ACCCATGCCCACAACTCATTGGTCTACCTGGTGTCCCTCCTGGGCAGTATGGAGCACAACTTTCACCACACCTTGCTGCAGGAGATCAGAGCTCTGACTGACAGATACCCATCGTTACTGGGAGGCTGTGGGAAAGACATCTACAGAATGAGCAACTCATTCACTGCCATAGCCAGAGTGTTGGAAAGACGACTGGAGGACAAAACCACGCTTCACTGCAG GGTGGAAGAGGCATGTCCGTCTTCAGGTGGATCTCTTCCCGCTGGTCGAGGAGGAGGGACATCTGAGCAGCGACTGCAGGTGAAAGTCCAGAATTTTGACgagaaaacacaacatgtaGGAGCGACGGAGGAGGATGGGGAGGATTCTCCTCCGCAGCAGCGACGCCACAGCCTGAGCCAAGGCGTCGAGGAGGAGAGACGGGAGATGAGATTCAACAG GTCAAAGAGTCTGGCTCTTCACATTGTGCGTTCACACTCCATCAGCTCAGATACAGGAGAGGACAGTGAAGCTCCACAGCCAGGCACAGAGAACTGCGTTTCCAATGCTCAGCCTAATCAGCCCACAGACGGCCATGAAGTCTCACCGGCAGAAAAGAAACTGACAAGTGACAACTCCCCGTCTgtcacagcagagaaaaaggaGGTGGAAAAAGCTGAGATTAAAGATCTGAACAGAGAGGAAGCAGAACAGGAGCAAGCTGACAGACTCTTCATTCATTTAAGAGACAATATGGAGGCGATCAGGGAGTTCTGCAACGACATGGTGAAGCGGATCCCGGTTCCAGAGCAGTGTGTGATTGAAG ATTCGAATCGAGGCTGCGTGGCCAAGCTCTCGTTCTCCTGTCCCCTGAAGGGCTTCTACTGCCTGTACGCCAAATCCAGTTTCCTCCTGACCAGCCAACAGCCTCACCTTTGGATTCACATCATGCTGCTGCATCTACAG AGTAAGTCAAGTGCCACTCTGTGCAGTAGAGACAAAAGTGTCGAAAGATTAGCTTCACTTTGGGAGAAGACGCAGCTTAAAGGATCACACAGCTTTTCCATGGCCATGACACAACAATCCACCCCACAAAGAAAG GACCTGGACAACCTTCACATCCAGCTGGAGGAGGTGCGCTTCTTTGACCTGTTTGGGTTCAGCGAAGAGGAGAGGGGCTGGCTTTGCTTCATGTGTAACAACCCTGAGAAGGCCAcag TCGTGAACCAGGAAGGACAACCTCTGATCGAAGGGAAGCTGAAGGAGAAACAGGTCCGCTGGAAGTTCATCAAGCGCTGGAAGACCCGCTATTACACCTTGGCAGGGAACCAGCTCCTCTTCCGCCGGGGAAAATCT AAAGATGAGCTGGATGACATCCCCATAGAGCTGAGCAAAGTGCAGAGTGTCAAG GTAGTAGCAAAGAAACGCCGGGATCGGGGTCTGCCAAGGGCCTTCGAGATCTTCACAGACAACAAGACATACGTGCTGAAAGCTGAGGATGAGAAACACGCTGAGGAGTGGCTGCAGTGCATCAGTGTAGCCATGGCTCAGGCCAGAGAGAGGGAGAACAGAGAGGCCACCACCTACCT AGAAGAAATAGAAACAATCACTACTGATAACTTGAGGAAGTGGGCGAAGAGCCAAGTTGGTTGGTGTGAAGTGGATCGTCTAAACAACAAGGTTTCTGTCCCTTCTTGGGCCTCCAATGCTAGCTCTGATATGTAA